From one Anopheles bellator chromosome 1, idAnoBellAS_SP24_06.2, whole genome shotgun sequence genomic stretch:
- the LOC131215367 gene encoding uncharacterized protein LOC131215367, whose translation MGIETLVYAALVSLLGVAPGIEGSYQENTNHGNVLHHVLRVVHPAEANENFQASPEVFQRHQQQPLEYYQPEQPQDQLFQQVAKQQYVVHSGHDIASHQPTDQQQQRQIALPYNNQRLHVNVDYQRGPHSQAHSHPHPLPISHHQQLALEPKKDYRELIPKSIAPKLNPLHHSFHQKRNFVPLHHITRQVPVPPAQHAFPNGHQQVKIVQKAPTQKKEASG comes from the exons ATGGGCATAGAGACG CTGGTGTATGCTGCGTTGGTTTCGCTGTTGGGAGTCGCACCTGGAATCGAAGGATCATACCAAGAGAATACGAACCATGGAAACGTTCTGCATCACGTATTGAGAGTCGTCCATCCAGCGGAAGCGAATGAAAACTTTCAAGCGTCGCCGGAGGTATTTCAacgtcatcagcagcagcctctAGAGTACTATCAGCCAGAACAGCCGCAGGACCAGCTGTTTCAGCAAGTGGCCAAGCAACAGTATGTGGTACATTCTGGGCACGACATTGCTTCACATCAGCCCACcgaccaacagcagcaacgccaaATCGCACTTCCGTACAATAATCAACGACTGCACGTGAATGTCGATTATCAGCGGGGGCCTCACTCTCAAGCGCATTCGCATCCGCACCCGCTTCCGATTTcccaccatcagcagctggCACTGGAGCCGAAGAAGGACTACCGGGAACTGATTCCCAAAAGTATTGCCCCGAAGTTGAACCCGTTGCATCACTCCTTTCACCAGAAGCGAAACTTCGTTCCGTTGCATCACATTACGCGCCAGGTGCCAGTTCCGCCAGCACAGCACGCTTTTCCGAACGGACATCAGCAGGTAAAGATTGTTCAAAAGGCACCAACTCAGAAGAAGGAAGCTTCGGGATAG